Proteins from one Oncorhynchus tshawytscha isolate Ot180627B linkage group LG16, Otsh_v2.0, whole genome shotgun sequence genomic window:
- the LOC112215932 gene encoding E3 ubiquitin-protein ligase TRIM39 isoform X1, protein MHLKDRGDGRLFTTLMSMASSNSLLSEEQFQCSICLDVFTDPVSIPCGHNFCMACIGVYWNAKGLCKCPMCKKAFEQRPDLSVNTFISEMAAHVRKLAPADSTLKQHPAKPGEVACDVCTGRKFMALKSCLVCLASYCETHLEPHQRVASFKKHKLIDPVENLDDRVCEKHQRPLELFCRSDQTCLCQFCTETGHKFHKTVPIEEESGVRKSLLWETKGKVQRMIKDRLQKVKQMEHSIALRKRGAEREIEDSVHVFTTLVRAIENSQAEFIEEIEVKQKAAERLAEGLIKELEQEITELQRRLTDLQKLSNTEDHLHVLQSSPSLCTLPRTKDWSEIRVHSGLWVGTLRRAVSQLEETLHEEIEKLCETELERMQQSAVDVTLDSDTANPKLILSEDGKQVKLGHRQKLFLDNPKRFDPVPCVLGNEGFTSGRFYFEVQVEGKTRWALGVARESINRKGIVRPSPVNGYWTVGLMNGDEYMAHAGPSVPLSLSEEPQKVGVFVDYEEGEVSFYDVEAGSHIYSFTVCTFTERLYPYLFTGINKDDKNSAPLIICPIMSVNQYEISSLDDAP, encoded by the coding sequence CTATGGCTTCCTCCAACAGTCTCCTGTCTGAAGAGCAGTTCCAGTGCTCTATCTGTCTAGATGTGTTCACTGACCCAGTCTCCATCCCGTGTGGACACAACTTCTGCATGGCCTGTATCGGAGTGTACTGGAATGCTAAGGGGCTATGCAAGTGTCCAATGTGTAAAAAGGCTTTTGAACAGAGACCAGATCTCAGTGTCAATACCTTTATTTCTGAAATGGCCGCCCACGTCCGGAAGCTAGCTCCAGCTGACAGCACACTCAAACAGCACCCCGCCAAGCCTGGAGAAGTGGCCTGTGATGTCTGCACTGGGAGGAAGTTCATGGCCTTGAAGTCGTGCCTGGTTTGTCTGGCTTCTTACTGTGAGACTCACCTAGAGCCTCATCAGAGAGTTGCTTCCTTCAAGAAACACAAGCTAATTGACCCTGTGGAGAACCTGGATGACAGGGTGTGTGAGAAGCACCAACGACCCCTGGAGTTGTTCTGTAGGAGCGACCAGACCTGTTTGTGTCAGTTCTGCACTGAGACAGGCCACAAGTTCCACAAGACTGTCCCcatagaggaagagagtggagtgAGGAAGAGTCTACTGTGGGAAACGAAGGGAAAAGTGCAGAGGATGATCAAGGACAGACTGCAGAAGGTGAAGCAGATGGAACACTCAATAGCACTCAGGAAgaggggtgcagagagagagatagaagatagCGTGCATGTCTTCACTACTCTGGTGCGCGCTATTGAGAATAGCCAGGCTGAGTTCATTGAGGAGATTGAGGTGAAACAGAAAGCAGCAGAGAGGCTTGCTGAAGGGCTCATCAAAGAGCTGGAGCAGGAAATCACTGAACTACAAAGGAGACTCACTGATCTGCAGAAGCTGTCAAACACAGAGGACCACCTCCACGTCCTCCAGAGCTCCCCATCGCTTTGCACCCTCCCACGCACCAAGGACTGGTCTGAGATCAGGGTTCACAGCGGTTTGTGGGTCGGGACCCTTAGGAGAGCTGTGTCTCAACTGGAGGAGACGCTTCATGAAGAGATTGAGAAGTTGTGTGAGACCGAGCTGGAGAGAATGCAGCAGTCAGCTGTGGATGTGACTCTGGACTCTGATACGGCAAATCCCAAACTCATTTTGTCTGAGGATGGGAAACAGGTGAAGCTAGGACACAGACAAAAGCTCTTCCTTGACAACCCAAAGAGGTTCGATCCTGTACCCTGTGTACTAGGAAATGAAGGCTTCACCTCTGGGAGATTTTACTTTGAGGTGCAGGTGGAGGGGAAGACTAGGTGGGCTTTGGGAGTGGCCAGAGAGTCCATCAACAGGAAGGGGATTGTACGGCCCAGTCCTGTGAATGGATACTGGACTGTGGGGCTGATGAATGGGGATGAGTACATGGCTCACGCTGGGCccagtgtccctctctctctgtcagaggagCCACAGAAGGTGGGGGTGTTTGTGGATtatgaggagggggaggtctcCTTTTATGATGTGGAGGCCGGGTCTCATATCTACTCTTTCACCGTCTGCACCTTCACTGAGAGACTCTACCCATACCTCTTTACAGGCATAAATAAGGATGATAAAAACTCTGCCCCATTGATCATTTGTCCGATCATGTCCGTCAATCAGTATGAGATTTCATCTCTCGATGATGCACCTTAG
- the LOC112215932 gene encoding E3 ubiquitin-protein ligase TRIM21 isoform X2: protein MASSNSLLSEEQFQCSICLDVFTDPVSIPCGHNFCMACIGVYWNAKGLCKCPMCKKAFEQRPDLSVNTFISEMAAHVRKLAPADSTLKQHPAKPGEVACDVCTGRKFMALKSCLVCLASYCETHLEPHQRVASFKKHKLIDPVENLDDRVCEKHQRPLELFCRSDQTCLCQFCTETGHKFHKTVPIEEESGVRKSLLWETKGKVQRMIKDRLQKVKQMEHSIALRKRGAEREIEDSVHVFTTLVRAIENSQAEFIEEIEVKQKAAERLAEGLIKELEQEITELQRRLTDLQKLSNTEDHLHVLQSSPSLCTLPRTKDWSEIRVHSGLWVGTLRRAVSQLEETLHEEIEKLCETELERMQQSAVDVTLDSDTANPKLILSEDGKQVKLGHRQKLFLDNPKRFDPVPCVLGNEGFTSGRFYFEVQVEGKTRWALGVARESINRKGIVRPSPVNGYWTVGLMNGDEYMAHAGPSVPLSLSEEPQKVGVFVDYEEGEVSFYDVEAGSHIYSFTVCTFTERLYPYLFTGINKDDKNSAPLIICPIMSVNQYEISSLDDAP from the coding sequence ATGGCTTCCTCCAACAGTCTCCTGTCTGAAGAGCAGTTCCAGTGCTCTATCTGTCTAGATGTGTTCACTGACCCAGTCTCCATCCCGTGTGGACACAACTTCTGCATGGCCTGTATCGGAGTGTACTGGAATGCTAAGGGGCTATGCAAGTGTCCAATGTGTAAAAAGGCTTTTGAACAGAGACCAGATCTCAGTGTCAATACCTTTATTTCTGAAATGGCCGCCCACGTCCGGAAGCTAGCTCCAGCTGACAGCACACTCAAACAGCACCCCGCCAAGCCTGGAGAAGTGGCCTGTGATGTCTGCACTGGGAGGAAGTTCATGGCCTTGAAGTCGTGCCTGGTTTGTCTGGCTTCTTACTGTGAGACTCACCTAGAGCCTCATCAGAGAGTTGCTTCCTTCAAGAAACACAAGCTAATTGACCCTGTGGAGAACCTGGATGACAGGGTGTGTGAGAAGCACCAACGACCCCTGGAGTTGTTCTGTAGGAGCGACCAGACCTGTTTGTGTCAGTTCTGCACTGAGACAGGCCACAAGTTCCACAAGACTGTCCCcatagaggaagagagtggagtgAGGAAGAGTCTACTGTGGGAAACGAAGGGAAAAGTGCAGAGGATGATCAAGGACAGACTGCAGAAGGTGAAGCAGATGGAACACTCAATAGCACTCAGGAAgaggggtgcagagagagagatagaagatagCGTGCATGTCTTCACTACTCTGGTGCGCGCTATTGAGAATAGCCAGGCTGAGTTCATTGAGGAGATTGAGGTGAAACAGAAAGCAGCAGAGAGGCTTGCTGAAGGGCTCATCAAAGAGCTGGAGCAGGAAATCACTGAACTACAAAGGAGACTCACTGATCTGCAGAAGCTGTCAAACACAGAGGACCACCTCCACGTCCTCCAGAGCTCCCCATCGCTTTGCACCCTCCCACGCACCAAGGACTGGTCTGAGATCAGGGTTCACAGCGGTTTGTGGGTCGGGACCCTTAGGAGAGCTGTGTCTCAACTGGAGGAGACGCTTCATGAAGAGATTGAGAAGTTGTGTGAGACCGAGCTGGAGAGAATGCAGCAGTCAGCTGTGGATGTGACTCTGGACTCTGATACGGCAAATCCCAAACTCATTTTGTCTGAGGATGGGAAACAGGTGAAGCTAGGACACAGACAAAAGCTCTTCCTTGACAACCCAAAGAGGTTCGATCCTGTACCCTGTGTACTAGGAAATGAAGGCTTCACCTCTGGGAGATTTTACTTTGAGGTGCAGGTGGAGGGGAAGACTAGGTGGGCTTTGGGAGTGGCCAGAGAGTCCATCAACAGGAAGGGGATTGTACGGCCCAGTCCTGTGAATGGATACTGGACTGTGGGGCTGATGAATGGGGATGAGTACATGGCTCACGCTGGGCccagtgtccctctctctctgtcagaggagCCACAGAAGGTGGGGGTGTTTGTGGATtatgaggagggggaggtctcCTTTTATGATGTGGAGGCCGGGTCTCATATCTACTCTTTCACCGTCTGCACCTTCACTGAGAGACTCTACCCATACCTCTTTACAGGCATAAATAAGGATGATAAAAACTCTGCCCCATTGATCATTTGTCCGATCATGTCCGTCAATCAGTATGAGATTTCATCTCTCGATGATGCACCTTAG